A single window of Pseudoduganella plicata DNA harbors:
- a CDS encoding hybrid sensor histidine kinase/response regulator produces the protein MFRLNSLRGRLILLVGLAITPMAAMTVMTGVREREHAIEVARENLQRVANLAAANEAQSIEGARQILRDLSSVPDVLADPDDCSVLLSDILAKNTDYVNFGLIRMNGDVTCSAVSSSSVVNLADRPHFRRAVTERRFIAGNYVFGRVIGRHTINLTYPVIKRGEVVAVLFAALDLAELDKFVLDVQLSPGSVLWTTDANGTIISRRPDSAEWLGRKAPAALLAALATRPKTPVVVADADGVERLYAFARVGSHEVSDYTVMIGIPHEEIVAAATRDQLIASVGLVATVTLALLAAWFGGDILIVRRVQSLARTANRIATGSLDTRTGMPYENEEISDLARSLDEMAQALQKKELERDAAAASLQAADRRKDEFLAMLAHELRNPLAPISSGAQVLKLAHADNPSVTRTAEIIVRQVAHMTRLIDDLLDVSRVTRGLVKLNRQLLDLRTVVEDAVEQAYPLLKARRQQLQIDLPHTPVGVSADHKRMVQVVANLLNNAAKYTQEYGHVRIALARVEGGNLARLTVADDGIGMAPELVTRVFDLFTQAERTSDRSQGGLGLGLALARTLVLLHGGTVRAESPGPERGSMFTVELPYEEVLQTPAGANASAPQGARPGRLRCLVVDDNVDAAQTLALFLEAAGHEVSVAYRASEALDLAAKTTPHVCFLDIGLPDIDGNELATRLRQQPATANALLIAVTGYGRKEDQERALAAGFDQYFVKPLDTAKLVAVLGVLTPEAVP, from the coding sequence GTGTTCAGGCTGAACAGCCTGCGCGGACGCCTGATCCTGCTGGTAGGACTGGCCATCACGCCGATGGCCGCGATGACGGTCATGACCGGCGTGCGCGAGCGCGAGCACGCCATCGAGGTGGCGCGCGAGAACCTGCAGCGCGTCGCCAACCTGGCCGCGGCCAACGAGGCGCAGTCGATCGAAGGCGCACGGCAGATCCTGCGCGACCTGTCCAGCGTGCCCGACGTGCTGGCAGACCCGGACGACTGTTCCGTGCTGTTGTCCGACATCCTCGCCAAGAACACCGACTACGTCAATTTCGGCCTGATCCGCATGAACGGCGACGTCACGTGCAGCGCCGTTTCCTCCAGCAGCGTCGTCAACCTGGCCGACCGGCCGCACTTCCGCCGCGCCGTGACGGAGCGCCGCTTCATCGCGGGCAATTACGTATTCGGCCGCGTGATCGGCAGGCATACGATCAATCTCACCTATCCCGTCATCAAGCGGGGCGAGGTCGTGGCCGTGCTGTTTGCCGCGCTCGACCTGGCGGAGTTGGACAAATTCGTGCTGGACGTGCAGCTCTCTCCCGGCTCCGTACTGTGGACAACGGATGCCAACGGCACCATCATCTCGCGCCGTCCGGATTCGGCGGAGTGGCTCGGCCGGAAGGCGCCGGCCGCGCTGCTGGCGGCGCTGGCAACACGGCCGAAGACGCCCGTCGTGGTGGCCGATGCGGACGGCGTCGAGCGCCTGTACGCGTTTGCCCGGGTGGGCAGTCACGAGGTGTCCGACTACACCGTCATGATCGGCATTCCGCACGAGGAAATCGTTGCGGCGGCCACGCGCGACCAGCTGATCGCCAGCGTCGGTCTGGTCGCTACCGTCACGCTGGCACTGCTGGCGGCCTGGTTCGGTGGCGACATCCTGATCGTGCGGCGCGTGCAGTCGCTGGCGCGGACGGCCAACCGCATCGCCACCGGTTCGCTGGACACGCGTACCGGCATGCCCTACGAGAACGAGGAGATCAGCGACCTGGCCCGCTCGCTGGACGAGATGGCGCAGGCGTTGCAGAAGAAGGAGCTGGAACGCGATGCGGCCGCCGCCTCGCTGCAGGCGGCGGACCGGCGCAAGGACGAGTTCCTGGCCATGCTGGCGCACGAGCTGCGCAATCCGCTGGCGCCGATCAGTTCCGGCGCCCAGGTGCTGAAGCTGGCGCACGCCGACAACCCCTCCGTGACGCGCACGGCCGAGATCATCGTGCGCCAGGTCGCGCACATGACGCGCCTGATCGACGACCTGCTGGACGTGTCGCGGGTGACGCGCGGCCTCGTCAAGCTGAATCGCCAGCTGCTGGACCTGCGCACCGTCGTCGAGGACGCCGTCGAACAGGCGTATCCGCTCCTCAAGGCCAGGCGCCAGCAGTTGCAGATCGACCTGCCGCACACGCCGGTGGGCGTCAGCGCGGACCACAAGCGCATGGTGCAGGTGGTGGCAAACCTGCTCAACAACGCGGCCAAGTACACACAGGAATACGGCCACGTACGCATTGCCCTGGCGCGCGTCGAGGGGGGCAATCTCGCGCGCCTGACCGTGGCCGACGACGGCATCGGCATGGCGCCCGAACTGGTGACGCGCGTGTTCGACCTGTTCACGCAGGCCGAGCGCACGTCCGACCGGTCGCAGGGTGGCCTTGGGCTCGGGCTGGCGCTGGCGCGCACGCTGGTGCTGCTGCACGGTGGCACGGTGCGCGCGGAGAGCCCGGGACCGGAGCGGGGCAGCATGTTCACGGTCGAGCTGCCTTACGAAGAGGTGCTGCAAACGCCCGCTGGCGCGAACGCGTCGGCGCCGCAGGGAGCGCGCCCCGGTCGCCTGCGCTGCCTGGTCGTGGACGACAACGTCGACGCGGCGCAGACGCTGGCGCTGTTCCTGGAGGCGGCGGGCCACGAAGTGAGCGTGGCCTACCGTGCGTCCGAGGCGCTGGACCTGGCCGCCAAGACCACGCCGCACGTCTGCTTTCTCGACATCGGCCTGCCCGACATCGATGGCAACGAGCTCGCCACCCGCCTGCGCCAGCAGCCCGCGACGGCCAACGCCCTGCTGATCGCCGTGACGGGCTACGGCCGCAAGGAAGACCAGGAACGCGCGCTGGCGGCCGGCTTCGATCAGTATTTCGTCAAGCCGCTCGATACGGCGAAGCTGGTGGCGGTGCTGGGGGTGTTGACGCCGGAAGCAGTGCCGTAG
- a CDS encoding phosphate ABC transporter substrate-binding protein produces MLKRTLAAVLAACAVSAAAAAEVGELVVIVSARTPLTMLRTDQAAGIFLGESYSLPDGGEAVALDQSVGSPLRDEFYRKVAHRSPALMKAYWTKMIFTGRGQPPREAPSSAAVRRLVADNPGMVGYIERAALDPTVRPVLVLK; encoded by the coding sequence ATGCTGAAGAGAACCCTCGCGGCCGTGCTGGCCGCATGCGCGGTGAGCGCCGCCGCAGCGGCCGAGGTGGGAGAGCTGGTCGTCATCGTCTCCGCTCGCACGCCTCTTACGATGCTGCGCACTGACCAGGCCGCCGGTATCTTCCTGGGCGAAAGCTACAGCCTCCCGGACGGCGGCGAGGCGGTGGCGCTGGATCAAAGTGTCGGCTCGCCGCTGCGTGACGAGTTTTACCGCAAGGTGGCGCACCGTTCGCCCGCGCTGATGAAGGCTTACTGGACCAAGATGATCTTCACCGGTCGGGGCCAGCCGCCGCGCGAGGCGCCCAGCAGCGCCGCCGTGCGCCGGCTCGTGGCCGACAACCCCGGCATGGTCGGCTATATCGAGCGCGCGGCGCTCGATCCGACCGTGCGCCCCGTGCTGGTGCTGAAATGA
- a CDS encoding lysozyme inhibitor LprI family protein has translation MGWSWWLPALVAGHASAAGFDCARAGTRVERMICAQPALSALDGELAKAYEAARRSGRHPGLLAQQRAWLADVRDRCTDAACLRAAYTTRIAALRGGERPCEVSEAQLIGAWRGIDGTDPEEFELSHERTKRVFTSWRNHRLDMMGVWTYQGCRLHIAHISQPALGYDFHAVSRKDGKLTLRDGGGATYVYTAAKP, from the coding sequence TTGGGGTGGTCCTGGTGGCTGCCGGCGCTGGTCGCGGGGCACGCCTCGGCGGCCGGCTTCGATTGCGCCAGGGCCGGTACACGGGTCGAGCGGATGATCTGCGCCCAGCCCGCGCTGTCGGCGCTGGATGGCGAGCTCGCCAAGGCGTACGAAGCGGCGCGGCGTTCGGGCCGCCACCCTGGCTTGCTGGCGCAGCAGCGCGCCTGGCTGGCCGACGTGCGCGACCGGTGCACCGACGCGGCCTGCCTGCGCGCAGCCTACACGACCCGCATCGCTGCCTTGCGCGGCGGCGAGCGACCCTGCGAGGTGTCGGAAGCCCAGCTGATTGGCGCGTGGCGCGGGATCGACGGCACCGATCCGGAAGAATTCGAGCTGTCGCACGAGCGTACGAAGCGCGTCTTTACATCGTGGCGCAACCACCGCCTCGACATGATGGGCGTCTGGACGTATCAGGGTTGCCGGCTGCACATCGCGCACATCAGCCAGCCCGCCCTCGGTTACGACTTCCACGCGGTCAGCCGCAAGGATGGCAAGCTGACGCTGCGCGACGGCGGTGGCGCGACCTACGTCTATACGGCTGCGAAACCATGA
- a CDS encoding bifunctional diguanylate cyclase/phosphodiesterase, with protein sequence MIRALATKAARLRLLRLGLETYVTLPVFTVLLVAVIFGAAFHLIANERAAAAEAARDSVQEVLETYEAQAVRNLNGIDQALKVIKYAVERKGAAGALPELAEQDLLPPGLVFAVSIADASGTIVASSPQATRQSVRHERYFTIHRDSRLDAVYVAQAMRDAVRRDWHLHFTRRLNDRDGRFAGVAILEVEPAYFTSGYERTRQGDLGLLAIVGNDGVARAVRIGERSSWGQHFDLDAWRKPVAQPWTDSFDGVARYTGTRALRAYGLVVLVGLAESEQMAPFQSQRRKYLWEAGAAAAGTVLVMALLWLWSWQGAKARRRIRRAQETYAAASEANLDAFFVLRAVRNPLGVIVDFRIASANSRAEQMTGRSKADLRGHTVCEWLPQARTNGMFDRLAQIMAAGGVHQEEWRNEMPEFRAEWMHWQVVGVEGGLVAILRDISERKRDEARIVHMAHHDTLTGLPNRSLIGDRLEQTILLAEREKQHLLVAFVDLDSFKLVNDSLGHAAGDELLKVVAGRMVECLRRSDTVGRFGGDEFVLVLPQGQVADGAVEAAGLLEKILSAVVRPIALEGQQVQVSCSIGVAMYPRDGRDGGTLLMNADAAMYRAKELGKNNVQFYAQEMNASLEEKLALMEGLRKAVDNDELRLVYQPKVDLASGQVFGVEALLRWHHPERGMVRPDHFIPLAEESGSIVAIGEWVLREACRQARRWQDAGVAPLVVSVNVSPRQFDDRRLVARVADALRDAGLAARWLELEVTESLIMRDVQQAIDKMRELEGMGIGLSIDDFGTGYSSLAALKSFPISRLKIDKSFVRDLAHSSDDQAIARAIISLSHQLQMRVIAEGVETEQQRAFLAQYGCDEMQGYLFSKPVPPEDIPALLARQDAAA encoded by the coding sequence ATGATCCGCGCGCTCGCCACGAAAGCGGCGCGGCTGCGCCTGCTGCGCCTGGGCCTGGAGACGTACGTCACGCTGCCGGTGTTTACGGTTCTGCTGGTTGCCGTCATCTTCGGCGCCGCCTTCCACCTGATCGCCAACGAACGCGCGGCGGCCGCAGAGGCGGCGCGTGACTCCGTGCAGGAAGTGCTGGAGACCTACGAGGCGCAGGCCGTGCGCAACCTGAACGGCATCGACCAGGCGCTGAAGGTGATCAAGTACGCCGTCGAGCGCAAGGGCGCCGCGGGCGCGCTGCCGGAACTGGCCGAGCAGGACCTGCTGCCGCCCGGGCTCGTGTTCGCCGTCAGCATCGCCGATGCTTCCGGGACTATCGTCGCCAGCAGCCCGCAGGCGACGCGGCAGTCGGTCCGGCATGAGCGCTATTTCACCATCCATCGCGACAGCCGGCTGGACGCAGTGTACGTGGCCCAGGCGATGCGCGATGCGGTGCGCCGCGACTGGCACCTGCATTTCACGCGCCGCCTGAACGACCGCGACGGCCGCTTTGCCGGCGTGGCCATCCTGGAAGTCGAGCCGGCGTATTTCACCAGTGGGTACGAGCGCACGCGCCAGGGCGATCTGGGCCTGCTGGCCATTGTGGGCAACGACGGCGTGGCGCGCGCCGTGCGGATCGGTGAGCGCAGCAGCTGGGGCCAGCATTTCGACCTGGATGCGTGGCGCAAGCCGGTGGCGCAGCCGTGGACCGACAGTTTCGACGGCGTGGCCCGCTACACGGGCACGCGCGCGCTGCGCGCTTATGGACTGGTGGTGCTGGTGGGCCTGGCCGAGTCCGAGCAGATGGCACCGTTCCAGAGCCAGCGCCGCAAGTACCTGTGGGAAGCCGGCGCCGCCGCGGCCGGGACGGTGCTCGTGATGGCGCTGCTGTGGCTGTGGTCGTGGCAGGGCGCCAAGGCGCGCCGCCGCATCCGCCGGGCGCAGGAAACGTATGCGGCCGCGTCGGAAGCGAACCTGGACGCGTTCTTCGTGCTGCGCGCCGTGCGCAACCCGCTTGGCGTCATCGTCGACTTCCGCATCGCCTCGGCCAACAGCCGGGCCGAGCAGATGACGGGGCGCAGCAAGGCCGACCTGCGCGGCCATACCGTGTGCGAATGGCTGCCGCAGGCCCGCACCAACGGCATGTTCGACCGGCTGGCCCAGATCATGGCGGCCGGCGGCGTGCACCAGGAGGAGTGGCGCAACGAGATGCCCGAGTTCCGCGCCGAGTGGATGCACTGGCAGGTGGTCGGGGTCGAAGGCGGCCTGGTGGCGATCCTGCGCGACATCTCCGAGCGCAAGCGCGACGAGGCGCGCATCGTCCACATGGCCCATCACGATACGTTGACGGGGCTGCCGAACCGCAGCCTGATCGGCGACCGCCTGGAGCAGACGATCCTGCTGGCCGAGCGCGAGAAGCAGCACCTGCTGGTGGCGTTCGTGGACCTGGACAGCTTCAAGCTGGTCAACGACAGCCTGGGTCACGCGGCCGGGGACGAACTGCTGAAGGTGGTGGCCGGCCGCATGGTCGAGTGCCTGCGCCGCAGCGACACCGTGGGCCGCTTCGGTGGTGACGAGTTCGTGCTGGTCCTGCCGCAGGGACAGGTCGCGGACGGCGCCGTGGAAGCGGCCGGGCTGCTGGAGAAGATCCTGTCGGCCGTGGTGCGCCCGATCGCGCTGGAGGGCCAGCAGGTGCAGGTGAGCTGCTCGATCGGCGTGGCGATGTATCCGCGCGACGGCCGCGATGGCGGCACGCTGCTGATGAACGCCGACGCCGCAATGTACCGCGCCAAGGAGCTGGGCAAGAACAACGTGCAATTCTATGCGCAGGAAATGAACGCGTCGCTGGAAGAGAAGCTGGCGCTGATGGAAGGGCTGCGCAAGGCTGTCGACAACGACGAGCTGCGCCTTGTCTACCAGCCGAAGGTCGACCTGGCCAGCGGCCAGGTGTTCGGGGTGGAGGCGCTGCTGCGCTGGCATCATCCCGAGCGCGGCATGGTGCGACCGGACCACTTCATTCCGCTGGCCGAGGAAAGCGGCAGCATTGTCGCCATCGGCGAATGGGTCCTGCGCGAAGCGTGCCGCCAGGCGCGTCGCTGGCAGGATGCGGGCGTGGCGCCGCTGGTGGTGTCGGTCAACGTCTCGCCGCGCCAGTTCGACGACCGCCGCCTGGTCGCGCGGGTGGCCGATGCGCTGCGCGACGCCGGACTGGCGGCGCGCTGGCTGGAGCTGGAAGTGACGGAAAGCCTGATCATGCGCGACGTGCAGCAGGCCATCGACAAGATGCGCGAGCTTGAAGGGATGGGCATCGGCCTGTCGATCGACGATTTCGGCACCGGCTATTCCAGCCTGGCGGCGTTGAAGTCGTTCCCGATCAGCCGCCTGAAGATCGACAAGTCGTTCGTGCGCGACCTGGCGCACAGCAGCGACGACCAGGCGATTGCGCGCGCCATCATCTCGCTGTCGCACCAGCTGCAAATGCGGGTGATCGCCGAAGGCGTTGAAACGGAGCAGCAGCGCGCGTTCCTGGCGCAGTACGGCTGCGACGAAATGCAGGGATACCTTTTCAGCAAGCCGGTACCGCCGGAAGATATCCCGGCGCTGCTGGCGCGGCAGGATGCCGCCGCCTGA